Below is a genomic region from Drosophila kikkawai strain 14028-0561.14 chromosome X, DkikHiC1v2, whole genome shotgun sequence.
CCTCGCCAGAGATAGCAAGTACTAAAGCACTCAATTCCTCCACAGAAACTCCTTGGCAACTGGACTTACACTGACGGTGGTCAGGAGGAAGCTGGCGGAGGCCACAACCAGGAGGCACAGGCTGATCACTTTCATGTTGCTGCTGAATGGATTCACTGGCGAATGTTTGCCGGCTGATCCGCGGGGTTTGCTTATATAGAGAGAAGATCCACCCGGGCGCCCTATCAGCGGGCACTAGTCGAGTGGCTACGATCTATCTGGCCGGTAAATTAATATGCCATGCGTTTAATTAAGCCACACAAAGTCCGAAACTAATTTGCCATTATCTATGCAGCGTGGAAACAATGGAAACATTGCCAAAACCAGATAGTGTGGGGCTTCCTTCTGGTGGGTGGGTGGTTGGTTCGTTGGTTGCTTGGTTGGTTGGGTGTTGTTGGAGTGGGGTCCAAGATCGACCCATTGATAGAGGCACACACGTTCCTCCTTGTCGatgctgcggcggcacctgcACAATCTTCGAACCGTTGGACTGTTCATTTTTGGAGGCggcaatcaaaacaaaaccctTGGCAAAGTCAAACCATCAAGCACGACAGCTGTGGTTAGAATCTAGATTCGGACGGAGATTTAGTCATAAGAAAGAAGGTAAAAGTGTGGTaaactttataaaaagaaGGGGTAATACCATTCTTTGCAATACtttaaagggtttttattttaattttaattttattattaagtttTTGTTGATTATGTTTTCAGGAAATTATGGTATTTACttcagctaataataattaaaattgaaatgctAAAATTCAagacataaataatttaaataaagtaagaAAGCCTCGTAACTAAAGGTCTTAAATACCCAAGGATCTATTTTTGAAACTATTAATTcttttaacattaaaaaaaaaaacaaagttttctattaatatttttaacagaaaaacaaataaagcaaGTTTATAATGCCTCAGAACTGAAatcaatttagttttaaattaaataagccagaaaaaattatttatttaaatataaatatgtttttaaatataaaaaatatatatgaagctattttattttatttcagaattataataaatttagttttaagttaaataacccataaatatcaatatgtttaaatatgaaaatattttttaagatataacaaaaataaaatacaatttaaactaatttatgTTGTCAtagaattttaaacaattagtttttaaattaaataaaccataaatatggcatttttaatattaaaaacaaatataaaataaaataagtaaaccCCTAACAAATCATATCTCAAtatcattttgtttttgtcacaCTTTCATGTTTATCAGTTTTCAATTAATGCCACAGATAGTGAGTGCGTTTGCACTTTGGttaattattcaaaatgttttttaaataaaaaaaaaagaaaagatttATACAACTAAAAAATGGGGTTAGAccctctaaaaaaaataaaataaagatttataGGAACTTAAAAAGGTTATGATTTAGTACCCTTCAAaacataatataaaaaaaatcaataaaatattaataataataataataataatattacaaataataattaataattattttcacaCCCAGTAAACCCCTCCTTTGaagatttttaattcataTATACAGttgcggcaaaaaaaatagcaccatgacatatatttttcattattgattaattgttttataactattcatatatttaacttgtttaaggcttttatttttactttaggctctaatttatcgaaatacactgcaagtgtcgccgataataacatgaaattgaaatatttacattatgaatgtgaacgttgaacattttaggcggcaacaaaaatagcactatttcaaaaataacttaagaaaacgaaaaaaaacgaaaaaaaatacgggaagttctggaatatttgtattcatttgtattccttatcgatatagtgtattaatatttcgttgtaaaagctttggcagcaatgacagcagcacaacgtctcggcatagaattgaccaagttttgacacctttcccgtggaatactgctccatgattcttgaatggtggcccagagctcctgattaatccttggttttgcattggaaacatatttttttacatcagaccaaagattctctatcgggtttaagtctggagactgagcaggccaatccattaggtgaagggatctgtcttgaaaccacttaggagctttcttgctggtatgtttagggtcgttatcctgttggaagacccacaacaacggtatttcgtattctgcataagacagcatcactgttagcaaaatatcgcaatagacatgttgatccataataccttttatcCAATGTATTGGACCCACTCCGTAATAAGAAAAGCATGCCCAAACATCCTATGGTCGGATGAAAGCAAAATCGTGCTATTTGGAGGAAGAGGATCTCGATCCTATGTACGGCGACCCCCCAATTCGGAATACCGCCCAAGTTTCACCTGCAAGACCATAAAACACGGTGGAACGAGTATCATGGTTTGGGCATGCTTTTCTTATTACGGAGTGGGTCCAATACATTGgataaaaggtattatggatcaacatgtctattgcgatattttgctaacagtgatgctgtcttatgcagaatacgaaataccgttgttgtgggtcttccaacaggataacgaccctaaacataccagcaagaaagctcctaagtggtttcaagacagatcccttcacctaatggattggcctgctcagtctccagacttaaacccgatagagaatctttggtctgatgtaaaaaaatatgtttccaatgcaaaaccaaggattaatcaggagctctgggccaccattcaagaatcatggagcagtattccacgggaaaggtgtcaaaacttggtcaattctatgccgagacgttgtgctgctgtcattgctgccaaagcttttacaacgaaatattaatacactatatcgataaggaatacaaatgaatacaaatattccagaacttcccgtattttttttcgttttttttcgttttcttaagttatttttgaaatagtgctatttttgttgccgcctaaaatgttcaacgttcacattcataatgtaaatatttcaatttcatgttattatcggcgacacttgcagtgtatttcgataaattagagcctaaagtaaaaataaaagccttaaacaagttaaatatatgaatagttataaaacaaataatcaatgaagaaaaatatatgccatagtgctattttttttgccgcagCTGTATAATGTATTTATTGATTCGTTCATTCGCTTGTTTATCCATAGATATAATATGTAAAATGGTTATTTGTtgcaattaatattaatattgtttgagccgcatatataaaaacaaataacaataaaaaaatgctTAGCCAAGACAATTAAATTAAGGTAATTACTTAATAAATTCAAGACGAGTCACGACgagaataatatttaaaaaaaaaaaaaacgcacacAAGTATTACAAGTGATAAAAGGACAACACCGGAAAATTTCgattacaatatatatatgtacgatTCTGCCCCGTaggaataacaaaaaaaaatattaaaaatattaataaaataataataattataataatcataataattatGTTATGATAATGTCATATAGTACAATGCAAGAAGCTAAATATTCTTGGCTTTAACTTAAGCTTAGTTGTAGGGTTTTTAATTGCAcatgctttattttttattttttataatttataatttatattaatttatagcaaaaaaaaaaaaaacaaaaaaaaatgcaccACTTGGGAGAAGGAATGCTTCAATTCAGATCAGGCTGAGACGACTGTTGGTCTTGCGCAGCTGTGCCCGCCAAGGGATGATGTtgtcctcctcttcctcctcctcctcggcggcggcggttgcTCCTCGCTGGCCCTCCGGCGAATCCAGGATCTCGGAACCCGACTGATGCTGGTGCTGCTCCTGATGCTCCGGCTCCGACTGGTTCTCCTTGTTACCCAACGGcagaggctgctgctgctgctgctgctgatactGGATCTGCTGATAGTGCTGCTCCATGCCCGCCAgattgatgttgatgttgtcaATGGACATGGCCCGGTTCTTGAGCCGCCAGGTATCCGCCACCCGATTGTTCTCCTCCACCTTGGGCGTGTAGATGGCCGCCCTGGAAGAAGGTCAGAAGGACAGTGAGGCCAGGCCTCCTCCTCTGCCACCTGCCACTCGCACCCACTTACTTCAGCTTGTTCTCCGCATCCTCGCGTCGCGCCAATAGATCTCGCTTCCATTGCGGTATCTGGGAGAGGCGACGTGACTCCGCCTCCTGGGCCATACGCTCCTCAAAATCCTTTTTGGCCCGCTCGGCGGCCTTCTTGGCCATCATCTGGCGCTTCCAGTCGGGGATCGCATTGCCGGCCTGATCCTTTTCGGGTATCTGCAAGTAGATCTTTGCGCCACCACTTAGCCCAAGGTCCTTTGGGGGTTTCTGTGATGCGGAGTAACTCACCTGATCCACATAGTTGTTGGCCGTAAACTGTTTTGTGATCTCCATGTAGtgctccgagtccatccggctGGCCATCTGCTGTTCCACCTTCATCTTCTTGATGCCGGGTATGTCCTTGGAGATCTTCAGCTCGGCAATTAGGTCGGACTTGAGGTAAGTGTCCGTGCCGGAGGTGAGGCACTGCATGCTCAGGCTGCGGGCGGGCATCTGGTAGGGCTTCGGCACCTTCTGGGTGTCCGTGCGGCGTAGCTGCACAGGGgttacaatatatacatatataaatacctGTCCCGACCTGACCTGTTGGTTTTGGATCTCCCCCCTCACCTGGACACTGTTCAGATCCTGTATGGAGATGGCCGAGAGCGGCTGATGCTGCTTCCGGGTGGCCGTATCCTGGCTGCTGGGCGTCGCTCCATGCGGCTTCTTGGGCTTGTGCGATGACTTGCCGGACATGGTGGCATCCTGACCGCCATTGGCCATGTTCATCAGCGGCACCAGCGGCTGCGGTGGCAGCATTCCATGGGGCAAAGGTGGCGGAGGCGGCGGTAATGGTGGCTGCTCGCCTCCCATTCCATGTCCATGCTGGTGATGcggatggggatggggatggggatgtGGGTgcgggtgtgggtgtgggtgagGATGCGGGTGGTGCGAATGCTGCGAGAGGTGcacctgctgctgatgctgctgctgctgctgctgttgctgggcgATCTGTATCTGCATGTAGTCCTCCGTGTCCGTGGAGCTGTGGAGAGGCAAGGGCATTGGTTTAGAGGCGCAACTTTCACTGGGGATTAGGTGGGATTATCCGAGTTGGGATTGGGTTTGGCTGGGGTTTGGGCTTGGCTTGGGTTTGTCTTGGGAGGATCTACTCCCCACCTGCGCCAGGCGTGGCGTGTGCGCAGTATCATCTTCGGTTTGCAACtgagttgcagttgcagctgcagctgccacATTGCCGCTGTGTGCCACAAAGAAGTGGCAGGCCGCCAAGTGGCACGCATAAAATTTCATGCACTCTTGAGCGGCGGATAAAATGCTGCAGGCTTGGCTTTTTTCTAGCAAAGTTTCGGGTTTTTTTtaatcagtttttttttttcatttttttatacaaaattataaaatatataataaaatattatataatttttataatataataaaatatatataaaataatattaaataatataaaatatataatataatataatatatatatttggaaaAAAGCCAAATCTGTATTTTTTAAGACAGAaaaacttaaacaaaaaattaacaaaagaattaaaaatataactacaaaaattaattgttgAAAAGGTTtaccaatatattttttccactaaaaagaaatttccaagttcaaaagattttaaaaattatatatatgaagTCATggaagttaattaaaaataatatataaaaatatataactgacatttactaaaaaaataaagttgtacaaaagtttaaatatatattttatgcattaaaaaaaaggtttccAAGGGGAAAAGATTTTAAAGGATAAAGAAAAACTAGAAACTGATacttcttaaatattttcaaatattattaaaaaaaataataaaaataaataaatattaataaaaagtaataatatacctggcattaaaaaaattaaataaaatacttgaaatataatataaaaaatataaaaacggcATGATCGctgctaaaaacaaaaatattaaacctttcaataaatataaataataaatttatacatttaaaaatgacTTGAGTTCCCCTAATATtaatttcaacattttttacctgctttaaattgttaaaataaattttaaaaatatttaacagctgccttaaattattaaaataattgtttaaaatatttaacagctgccttataatattaaaataaattttaaaaatatttaacagctgctaaattattcaaataaattttttttaatacttaaaaCCTCAGTTAGTTTttctttcctatttttttctttggctaAAATgcagcatcactggcagcaaGCTGCTAATTGGCCAGCGGCAGCCAAGCGTCTTGGCAGCCATGTATCTTGGGTGTTTTTCCAGCTtgcttagttttttatttgattttttttttttttggctaattGAGGCAACTGTACCGCCAATACTAATTATAACAGCCGCTGCACGAGATGTGCAGCCAAATGAAGTCGGCTGCCATCTGCTAATTGAAAGTGGACTCGGAGTCCGACTTGGACTTGGGACTTGGGACTCGGACGAGGACCAGGGGATGGATAAGCTCACTCACCGGGCGGAGGATGGACACGAACGCTTGTCGATGCTGATGCTCTTGAGATACTCCGACGGCTTGATGAGGTGCGTGACGCCGTCTTGTGATTTATTGGGAAAACTGGGCGGCACAAACGGCAGCACCAGCTGCTTGTTGACCAGATTGGGTCCGCCCGTCCGCTGTCCATTGGGTAAACCGTTGCCAGACTCTCCGTAAatctgatgctgctgctgggtgaGCTCGTAGTGATCCTCGGCGGAGGAGCCGCCTCCATAGAGACTGGGCGTGTATTGGTGActgtgatgctgctgctgctgctgctgggcctggtagtgctgttgctgctgggttTGATAATTGCCATTGCTCCTTGGACCCTTGCCGACGCCCTCTGAGTAACCATAGATGCCATTTCGCGTACTATTGGCTCCTAAAGCATCCTCCTCCTTGGCCttagtgctgctgctgccgcctccacttccacctccacctccaccgcCACCGTTGGCGTTGAGCAGCTTGGCTTTCTTGTTCGCTGGAAttgaacaaatttatttataagttttgtGGGTTAGCAGTTATCAGTCTGACGCTGGTCATGCCAACTTGAGCAGCCAGCCACTAAGTgggaaaataacaaaaaagtaagaaaactaaaaggaaaatggggaaaaataagaaactgAGAAAATACGAGCTGCTTTTAAGCTGGCTGCGTAGGCGCCTTTCACCAGACACAGGCCCAGTTGCATACAAAAACCTAAGTAAAGCTAAATAAATTCAGTTTTAAGTAGAGTCAAGTTAATAAATTGGCCAGAAGAGGGAGAAATTGAGTGacttttaatgtttaaaattcaaaaactgaaaaaattatttgaataatcttgcaaaaaaaatacaagtcaAGTGCCTAGTTTGACTTTATTCAACCtttaagtatttataatattaatatactATTTTAGGCTTCACGTTTTTTGGGTCTTACCCGCTGGCGATATGATTAGACATTAGTCTGAGATactcaaatatatttaaatatatatattatattttaatcagaTAGCTGCCGGGGGTGGAGTTCCAAAAGTTCCACTTGGCTCTTGGGGCGATAAGGGGACACTTGCACTTGAGGTGCTTAAGAGTCGCCGCCTGATGGCCTCTTGGATTCATTCAAATGTGGTTTTCCTTGGTGACAAATCTGAGCCCAAGGAGATTGGATGGAACAGAAGCAACTTTGAAAAGAGTTACTGGATTTTTTCTAGCTTAACATTAAGCTTAAAACGAAGCCTAAGATCAGGcttaaattaaagcttaaatagAGGCCTAAAATGAGCCCTAAGTCCAGCCTAAATCCTAGCTTAAATCCTAGCTTAAATCTAAGCATAAATCCAAGCTAACATCACAGCCGTACTACTAGCTTAAATCCTCGCCTAAATCGAAGTCTAAGTTTCAGCTTAAAACGAAGCCTAAATCTAAGACTAAGTTCCAGCTTAAAACGAAGCCTAAATCTAAGCCTAAATCCAAGTCCAAATCCAAGCTTAAATGCTAGATTAAATCCATGCCTAAATCCAAGCCCAAATCCTAGATTAAATCCTAGCCTAAATCCTCGCCAAAATCCTCGCCAAAATTTTCACTTAAATCCAAGCCTAAATTCAAGCTTAAATCAAAGCCTAAACTTAAGCTTAAATCCAAGTTAAATCCTAGTTTAATCCAAGCCTAAATTCAAGCCTAAATCCAAGCTTATATCCTTTCTTTAATTCAAGCTTAAATCCTTCCTTAAATTCAAGCCTAAATCCAAGCTTAAATCTTTCCTTAAATCTTTCCCTCAATTCAAGTCTAAATCCAACCTAAATCCCAGTTTAAATCCAATCTTAAAACCTATTAATTCTTCCCTGTGATCAGCGTTACCCAGTGTCAGCTGATCACACGGAAGAATAACTTCCTCCGAGCTTAAAAAACTATACACTATCGTGGGAGTATCCCCCATAAAAATTAACCACAATTTCCCTGGCCTTATGTCTTTTCTTTATTCAATTTGCTGATTTGCTGGCAGACAGTAATTGGGCAGAGACCCCATCTAAACCCGATCACACAGCATTGCTCCAACTTTCACGGCCTTTGGTAACTCGTTTCAACCGGCAATCATTACGTGGAGGAGCTAGCTGGTGGTGGATCAGTTCATGGCTGCCCGATCTTATGGTCAAACCACTCAAAATCGAGTCGAGCCAGTTTGAActgaatttatgcatttgcaACGTTTGGCGACATGAAAAACTAGCGA
It encodes:
- the f gene encoding mediator of RNA polymerase II transcription subunit 12 isoform X7; translation: MKANKKAKLLNANGGGGGGGGSGGGSSSTKAKEEDALGANSTRNGIYGYSEGVGKGPRSNGNYQTQQQQHYQAQQQQQQHHSHQYTPSLYGGGSSAEDHYELTQQQHQIYGESGNGLPNGQRTGGPNLVNKQLVLPFVPPSFPNKSQDGVTHLIKPSEYLKSISIDKRSCPSSARSTDTEDYMQIQIAQQQQQQQQHQQQVHLSQHSHHPHPHPHPHPHPHPHPHPHPHHQHGHGMGGEQPPLPPPPPPLPHGMLPPQPLVPLMNMANGGQDATMSGKSSHKPKKPHGATPSSQDTATRKQHQPLSAISIQDLNSVQLRRTDTQKVPKPYQMPARSLSMQCLTSGTDTYLKSDLIAELKISKDIPGIKKMKVEQQMASRMDSEHYMEITKQFTANNYVDQIYLQIPEKDQAGNAIPDWKRQMMAKKAAERAKKDFEERMAQEAESRRLSQIPQWKRDLLARREDAENKLKAAIYTPKVEENNRVADTWRLKNRAMSIDNININLAGMEQHYQQIQYQQQQQQQPLPLGNKENQSEPEHQEQHQHQSGSEILDSPEGQRGATAAAEEEEEEEDNIIPWRAQLRKTNSRLSLI